The Salvia splendens isolate huo1 chromosome 21, SspV2, whole genome shotgun sequence genome includes a window with the following:
- the LOC121785491 gene encoding (S)-2-hydroxy-acid oxidase GLO1-like, whose amino-acid sequence MGEITNVNEYQAIAKEKLPKMAYDYYASGAEDQWTLAENRNAFSRILFRPRILIDVSKIDMTTTVLGFKISMPIMIAPTGLQKMAHPDGECATARAASAAGTIMTLSSGPTCSIEEVASTGPGIRFFQLYVYKDRNVVSQLVRRAERAGFKAIALTVDTPRLGRRESDIKNRPVLPPGLTLKNVEGLDLGKIDVANDSGLASLVAGQTDSTLSWKDVKWLQSITSMPILVKGVLTAEDARIVVQSGAAGIIVSNHGGRQLDYVPSTIMALEEVVKGAQGRVPVFLDGGVRRGTDVFKALALGAAGIFIGRPVVFSLASEGEAGVRKVLQMLRDEFELTMALSGCRSLSEITRNHIVTEWDAPRGLPSARL is encoded by the exons ATGGGTGAGATCACAAACGTAAACGAGTACCAGGCTATTGCCAAGGAGAAATTGCCAAAAATGGCATACGACTACTATGCTTCGGGCGCAGAGGACCAATGGACTCTTGCCGAGAACAGAAACGCGTTTTCAAGGATTCT GTTTAGGCCCCGGATTCTGATTGACGTGAGCAAGATTGACATGACTACCACTGTGTTGGGCTTCAAGATCTCCATGCCTATAATGATTGCCCCGACTGGTCTTCAGAAAATGGCTCACCCTGACG GAGAGTGTGCAACAGCTAGAGCTGCATCAGCAGCTGGAACTATCATG ACTCTGTCATCAGGGCCTACTTGCAGTATCGAGGAAGTAGCTTCCACGGGACCTGGCATTCGATTCTTCCAGCTTTAT GTGTACAAGGACAGGAACGTCGTTTCTCAGCTTGTGAGGAGAGCTGAAAGGGCTGGTTTCAAGGCCATTGCACTCACTGTCGACACCCCAAGATTGGGGCGCCGTGAATCTGATATCAAGAACAG ACCTGTATTGCCACCTGGCTTGACACTGAAAAACGTCGAGGGTTTGGACCTCGGGAAGATTGATGTA GCTAATGATTCAGGACTTGCATCGTTGGTTGCTGGCCAAACTGATAGTACGTTGAGCTGGAAG GATGTTAAGTGGCTGCAATCAATCACTTCAATGCCCATCTTGGTGAAGGGTGTGCTCACTGCAGAGGATG CAAGGATTGTTGTCCAGAGTGGAGCTGCGGGTATCATCGTCTCTAACCATGGCGGTCGCCAGCTAGACTACGTGCCCTCGACCATCATGGCTTTGGAGGAG GTTGTAAAAGGTGCACAAGGCCGGGTTCCGGTGTTCTTGGACGGAGGTGTCCGCCGTGGGACAGATGTGTTCAAGGCATTGGCATTAGGAGCCGCAGGCATCTTT ATTGGGCGACCAGTGGTGTTCTCGTTGGCTTCTGAAGGAGAGGCTGGAGTAAGGAAGGTACTCCAGATGTTGCGCGATGAGTTTGAGCTGACCATGGCGTTAAGTGGTTGTCGCTCACTTAGTGAGATCACGCGCAACCACATTGTGACAGAGTGGGACGCCCCTCGGGGACTCCCATCCGCCAGATTATAA